One window of the Pantoea cypripedii genome contains the following:
- a CDS encoding IS110 family transposase, protein MVHVKGSYLMIYLGIDVSKNKLDLCLLPGNGKKKTKSMKNQPGAEREIYDWLLMQKCPPEQVTAVLEATSVYHENVAFGLHENTPVTVCMGNPQRVREFARGIGMLTKNDTADAWVLARYGELKQPDAWVPPSPEVRKLRELMRLRDSLQADVQRAVNRLEKAHSTRTSREVIDSLTRTRKANEEELKRIEALISDHTDNHPGLKEDRELLESIKGIGSVVGTTMLAVLHSCPFRSASQVASWLGVVPVEKTSGSYVRGLARMSKTGPADVRAKLYMAAVVASKWNGPARALYERLLAKGKAKKAALGAVMRKLVHQCFGVLKTRMKWDENYVATA, encoded by the coding sequence ATGGTTCATGTGAAAGGGAGTTATCTGATGATTTATCTCGGTATTGATGTCAGTAAAAACAAACTTGACCTCTGCCTGTTACCCGGCAACGGCAAAAAGAAAACCAAATCCATGAAGAACCAGCCCGGTGCGGAGCGTGAGATATACGACTGGCTCCTCATGCAGAAGTGCCCGCCTGAACAGGTTACCGCGGTGCTGGAAGCCACCAGTGTCTACCACGAGAATGTGGCGTTCGGGCTGCATGAAAACACCCCCGTCACGGTCTGCATGGGGAATCCTCAGCGGGTCAGGGAATTTGCCCGTGGGATCGGTATGCTCACCAAGAATGATACCGCCGATGCCTGGGTGCTGGCCCGTTACGGTGAGCTGAAACAGCCCGATGCGTGGGTACCACCGTCACCTGAAGTGCGTAAGCTGCGGGAACTGATGCGCCTGCGGGACTCGCTTCAGGCGGATGTGCAGCGGGCAGTAAACCGGCTGGAAAAAGCCCATTCAACCCGGACGTCACGGGAGGTCATCGACTCCCTGACGAGAACCCGGAAAGCGAATGAGGAAGAACTGAAGCGTATTGAAGCCCTCATTTCAGACCACACGGATAATCATCCGGGGCTGAAAGAGGACCGTGAGCTGCTGGAATCGATAAAAGGAATAGGCAGCGTGGTGGGAACGACGATGCTGGCAGTGCTGCACTCGTGCCCGTTCCGCAGTGCGTCGCAGGTCGCATCGTGGCTGGGGGTGGTGCCAGTAGAGAAGACATCGGGAAGTTACGTGAGGGGGCTTGCGCGGATGTCCAAAACGGGCCCGGCGGATGTGAGGGCGAAACTGTATATGGCTGCGGTGGTGGCGTCGAAGTGGAACGGTCCGGCCAGAGCGCTGTATGAGAGATTACTGGCGAAAGGGAAAGCGAAAAAGGCCGCGCTGGGGGCGGTGATGCGAAAGCTGGTTCATCAGTGCTTCGGCGTGCTGAAAACCCGGATGAAGTGGGATGAAAATTACGTAGCGACCGCCTGA
- a CDS encoding aspartate/glutamate racemase family protein: MKLIGLIGGMSWESTALYYRIINEQVKQQLGGLHSARSLMYSVDFQEIEQLQVAGEWEKAGEILAAAAISLERGGADFIVLCTNTMHKVAHQITAAVQIPLLHIADATAQRIRQAGVKRVGLLATAFTMEQDFYKGRLQQEYGIDVLVPAAAQRKVVHDIIYQELCLGVIREESRAQYREIIAQLVADGAEAIILGCTEITLLVKPEDATVPLFDTTLIHAQDAVQLALSA, translated from the coding sequence ATGAAACTGATCGGCCTGATTGGCGGGATGAGCTGGGAATCAACCGCGCTGTATTACCGCATCATCAATGAGCAGGTGAAGCAGCAACTGGGTGGCTTACACTCAGCGCGCAGCCTGATGTACAGCGTCGATTTTCAGGAAATCGAGCAGTTGCAGGTGGCAGGGGAATGGGAAAAAGCCGGGGAAATTCTGGCAGCTGCCGCCATCAGTCTGGAGCGGGGTGGGGCGGATTTCATCGTGCTTTGTACCAATACCATGCATAAAGTCGCTCACCAGATCACCGCAGCGGTGCAGATTCCGCTGCTGCATATTGCGGACGCCACGGCGCAACGTATTCGTCAGGCGGGAGTTAAACGCGTGGGATTGCTGGCAACGGCCTTTACCATGGAGCAAGACTTCTACAAAGGCCGCCTGCAACAGGAATACGGCATCGACGTGCTGGTGCCCGCGGCAGCGCAGCGTAAAGTGGTGCATGACATCATCTATCAGGAGTTGTGCCTCGGTGTGATCCGTGAGGAGTCACGGGCGCAGTATCGCGAGATTATCGCGCAACTGGTGGCCGACGGCGCTGAAGCGATCATTCTCGGCTGCACTGAAATCACTCTGTTGGTAAAACCAGAAGATGCGACAGTGCCGTTGTTCGATACCACGCTGATTCATGCCCAGGACGCGGTGCAGCTGGCGCTTTCAGCCTAA
- a CDS encoding SDR family oxidoreductase — protein sequence MTKDIVVIIGAGGIGQAIARRQGFGKTLLLADFNAQTLQQAADQIVAAGYRVETQHVDVTSRDSVQQLAAYAASLGNVMQVVNTAGLSPNMAPVDKVLEVDLYGAALVFDEFEKVIAPGGAGLIISSMAGHMMPALPPEQDQALAFTPADELLDLPFLQQDAIPNTLVAYMMAKRANHLRVQASAISWGEKGARVNSISPGVVVTPLAQHELNSDIGDIYRAMVDASPVKRMAPPEEIAVAASFLLGPDAGFVTGSDLLIDGGVIAAMRAGKLQTPG from the coding sequence ATGACGAAAGATATCGTGGTAATTATCGGCGCGGGTGGCATTGGTCAGGCGATTGCACGCCGTCAGGGATTTGGCAAAACGCTGCTGCTGGCCGATTTCAATGCGCAAACGCTGCAACAGGCTGCTGATCAAATTGTGGCAGCGGGTTATCGCGTCGAGACGCAACATGTTGATGTGACATCGCGTGACTCGGTACAACAGCTGGCTGCTTATGCGGCGTCACTCGGCAATGTGATGCAGGTGGTCAATACCGCGGGTCTGTCACCGAATATGGCTCCGGTAGACAAAGTGCTGGAAGTGGATCTCTACGGTGCCGCACTGGTGTTTGATGAGTTTGAAAAAGTTATCGCTCCCGGTGGTGCTGGCCTGATTATCTCCAGCATGGCAGGCCATATGATGCCTGCGCTTCCCCCGGAGCAGGATCAGGCGTTAGCCTTTACGCCAGCCGATGAGTTACTGGATTTACCTTTCCTGCAACAGGATGCCATCCCGAATACCCTGGTGGCTTATATGATGGCGAAGCGTGCCAATCATCTGCGTGTGCAGGCCTCGGCTATCAGCTGGGGTGAGAAGGGCGCACGGGTGAACTCAATCAGCCCTGGGGTCGTGGTGACTCCGCTGGCGCAGCATGAACTTAACTCCGACATTGGCGACATCTATCGCGCGATGGTCGATGCCTCTCCGGTAAAACGTATGGCTCCTCCCGAGGAAATTGCTGTTGCGGCGTCTTTCCTGCTGGGTCCGGATGCCGGATTTGTTACCGGCAGCGATTTACTGATTGATGGCGGTGTGATTGCGGCGATGCGCGCAGGAAAATTGCAAACACCGGGTTAA
- a CDS encoding FUSC family protein — translation MKWFSQSAVLFSAKTCLAAFLAFYIALELNLDKPAWSLTTVYVASQLYSASTVSKSVFRFFGTLLGGLFTLLIYPATVQDPMLFSFAISLWVAGCLYLSLHDRTPKSYVFMLAGYSAAIMGFPDVTSPASITYTVISRIEEITVAIVCSSLVHRLIMPVSMRHLLEQSVSQWYQNARNLCRELVTAMPADKTVEREGILIQMANYPLNVETLITHCVYEGDSARRLVRLVSVQYQHLSYLIPTLTAIESRLNLLAQQGILFPEYVAQAFQQFLLWLNGDDDQPVHANLVAAQDQLKQAWEEGRLNSEESILLLGLLERLLNFVRIAHAYHSVSERVSEWTLTVKPGKTVARTHRHIDKGLLLLSSFTAFIATFATCLFWIGSGWVDGSTAPMMAAVLCSFFAGMDSPIAPMKLFLKGVIIAVAISLMYIVFLIPQAITFEALIICLAPGLLALGLVIANPSTNLIGLIVATQIPGFIGMSHHFKPDLLLIVNAVLSTMLGIVFGVVITALIRNKRPSWTAKRAMRKGIRELLQFLTEMRLNGVTMSMRQQFVARTLDKVNVILPRKRVDPVPDLVAGGNLIAEAWLGANCYDFYTRHQTLLAAHNIDSGAMFHELSLFLKQRLKSLQTQPQAALLQELNRLLLGLEAGALQDRALFVPLFHLFNIRLSLFPTARWPDKIRDAQ, via the coding sequence ATGAAGTGGTTTTCTCAAAGCGCAGTGCTATTTTCTGCCAAAACCTGTCTTGCTGCCTTTCTGGCTTTTTACATTGCTCTGGAACTCAATCTCGATAAACCGGCCTGGTCGCTGACTACAGTGTACGTTGCTTCCCAGCTCTACTCCGCTTCAACGGTGTCGAAATCGGTCTTCCGATTCTTTGGTACGTTGCTGGGTGGCCTGTTCACGCTGCTGATCTACCCGGCTACGGTGCAGGATCCGATGCTATTCAGTTTCGCCATCTCGTTGTGGGTGGCAGGCTGCCTCTATCTGTCATTGCACGACCGCACGCCGAAAAGTTATGTCTTTATGCTGGCGGGATATAGCGCAGCCATCATGGGTTTCCCCGATGTAACGTCACCGGCGTCCATTACTTACACCGTCATCTCACGTATTGAAGAAATCACCGTGGCGATTGTGTGTAGCAGCCTGGTACATCGCCTGATTATGCCGGTGTCAATGCGTCATCTGCTGGAGCAGAGCGTCAGCCAGTGGTATCAGAACGCACGCAATCTGTGCCGCGAGCTGGTGACCGCGATGCCAGCCGATAAGACGGTTGAACGGGAAGGTATCCTGATTCAGATGGCGAACTACCCGCTGAACGTGGAAACGCTGATTACCCATTGCGTCTACGAAGGAGACTCTGCGCGTCGTCTGGTGCGTCTGGTCAGCGTGCAGTATCAACATCTTTCGTATCTGATCCCGACGCTGACAGCCATTGAGTCGCGGCTTAACCTGCTGGCGCAACAGGGGATTCTTTTCCCCGAGTATGTTGCGCAGGCGTTTCAGCAATTCCTGCTGTGGCTGAATGGTGACGACGATCAACCGGTGCATGCCAATCTGGTGGCGGCGCAGGATCAATTGAAACAGGCGTGGGAAGAGGGCAGGTTGAACAGTGAGGAGAGCATTTTATTGCTCGGATTGCTGGAGCGGCTGCTGAACTTTGTGCGTATCGCCCATGCCTACCACAGCGTTAGCGAACGTGTGAGTGAGTGGACACTAACGGTGAAGCCCGGAAAAACCGTGGCACGTACTCATCGACATATCGACAAAGGTTTGTTGCTGCTCTCATCCTTTACCGCGTTTATCGCCACCTTTGCCACCTGTCTGTTCTGGATCGGCAGTGGATGGGTAGATGGTTCGACCGCGCCAATGATGGCGGCAGTGCTGTGTTCATTCTTTGCCGGTATGGATAGCCCGATTGCTCCGATGAAGCTGTTCCTGAAAGGGGTGATTATCGCGGTCGCTATCAGCCTGATGTATATCGTGTTTCTGATACCCCAGGCCATCACCTTTGAAGCGCTGATCATCTGCCTGGCACCGGGCCTGCTGGCACTGGGGTTGGTGATCGCCAATCCTTCCACTAACCTGATTGGCCTGATTGTCGCGACGCAGATACCTGGCTTTATCGGGATGAGCCATCACTTCAAACCGGATTTACTGCTTATAGTGAACGCTGTGCTCTCCACCATGCTGGGTATCGTCTTTGGGGTGGTGATTACCGCCTTGATCCGTAATAAACGGCCCTCATGGACGGCGAAACGAGCCATGCGTAAAGGCATCCGCGAGCTACTGCAATTTCTTACGGAGATGCGGCTCAATGGCGTAACCATGTCGATGCGCCAGCAATTTGTGGCACGCACGCTGGATAAGGTGAATGTGATCCTGCCACGTAAACGCGTTGATCCGGTGCCGGACCTGGTGGCGGGAGGAAACCTGATTGCTGAAGCCTGGCTGGGAGCCAATTGCTATGACTTCTATACACGTCATCAGACCTTACTGGCAGCGCATAACATTGATAGCGGAGCGATGTTTCACGAGCTGAGTCTGTTCCTGAAGCAGCGTCTGAAATCGCTGCAAACCCAGCCGCAAGCGGCATTGCTGCAGGAGTTGAACCGGTTATTGCTGGGGCTGGAGGCGGGGGCGTTACAGGATCGCGCCCTGTTCGTTCCGCTGTTCCATTTATTTAATATTCGGTTATCGTTATTTCCGACGGCACGATGGCCGGACAAAATAAGGGACGCACAATGA
- a CDS encoding NAD(P)-dependent alcohol dehydrogenase: MKSIKAIGTDSSINPLNVFSIQRRGLLPDDVEMEILYCGICHSDLHQVKNDFGASHYPMVPGHEIVGRITAVGSDVKNFTIGDYAAVGCIVDSCGTCPACERDLQQFCENGTTYSFNTPDKHLGGMTFGGFSQTYVCKERYTLKMPHFDDMAAAAPLLCAGITVYSPLKHWQAGPGKVVGVLGIGGLGHVAIKIARAMGAHVVVFTTSQAKVEDAQRLGAHEAVLTSDAEQMKKFASKVDLIIDTVSAKHDINACLQLLAIDGTVVLVGLPPEPIEVGAFNVVKGRRSFAGSNIGGIDETQEMLEFCAEHNITADIELITADQVNEAFVRLEKGDVKYRFVIDMSTLN, encoded by the coding sequence ATCAAATCCATTAAAGCGATTGGCACTGATTCATCTATCAATCCTTTAAATGTCTTCAGCATTCAGCGTCGCGGATTGTTACCGGATGACGTTGAAATGGAGATCCTGTACTGCGGCATTTGTCATTCAGATCTTCATCAGGTGAAGAATGATTTTGGCGCCAGCCATTATCCGATGGTGCCAGGGCATGAAATTGTCGGCCGGATAACCGCTGTGGGTTCAGACGTTAAAAACTTCACTATCGGCGATTATGCTGCCGTGGGCTGCATTGTCGATTCATGCGGTACCTGCCCGGCATGTGAACGCGATCTGCAACAATTCTGTGAAAATGGCACCACTTATTCTTTTAATACGCCAGATAAACATCTGGGCGGTATGACCTTTGGTGGTTTCTCACAAACCTATGTGTGCAAAGAACGCTATACCCTGAAAATGCCGCACTTTGATGATATGGCAGCGGCTGCACCGTTACTCTGCGCCGGTATTACCGTCTATTCGCCGCTGAAGCACTGGCAGGCGGGGCCTGGTAAGGTGGTTGGCGTGCTGGGCATTGGCGGCCTGGGACATGTCGCGATTAAGATTGCGCGCGCGATGGGGGCTCACGTTGTGGTCTTCACCACATCACAAGCCAAAGTTGAAGATGCCCAGCGTTTAGGTGCCCACGAGGCTGTGCTGACATCCGATGCTGAGCAAATGAAAAAATTTGCCAGCAAAGTCGATCTGATTATCGATACGGTATCAGCGAAACATGACATCAATGCCTGTCTGCAACTGCTGGCGATTGATGGCACCGTGGTACTGGTGGGTCTGCCGCCGGAACCTATCGAAGTTGGTGCGTTTAATGTGGTTAAAGGACGCCGCAGCTTTGCCGGTTCCAATATCGGTGGCATCGATGAAACCCAGGAAATGCTGGAGTTTTGTGCCGAACACAACATCACTGCCGATATTGAGCTGATTACCGCAGATCAGGTTAATGAGGCGTTTGTGCGTCTTGAGAAAGGCGACGTTAAATACCGATTTGTGATCGACATGTCGACCCTGAACTAA
- a CDS encoding alanine racemase: MSIQFPLVADGRLDAQQPAPRFKSVAGAGDAPLPIGTAVLSSEQVFSPLLLMKQSALENNLRQLADFCREQGVMLAAHGKTSMSPAILRRAITEGGAWGLSAATPAQVRALRQFGIRNVFLANQLVDPAGIRWIGEWQKQHPDHGFLCYVDSLQGVRLLEQHLGDSQIAVLLEMSVSGGRTGCRTQAAALEIATAIAASPALQLVGVAGYEGALGAGRDSLGIARVHDYCQMLIATAARLAEKQLFARDHIILSAGGGAWFDVVTACFTEAQLPLPVTPLIRSGAYMAHDNGLYARINPFSQPGATHHFDAALEIWGRVLSRPEPGLAFVDFGRRDVPFDQDLPNPMWVRDADGSAPRAAGAMRISEVNDQHAYLQLAEDDELKVGDWVGCGISHPCTAFDKWRYLPLVDDDYCVTDSLETAF; this comes from the coding sequence ATGTCGATTCAATTCCCGCTGGTGGCGGATGGCAGGCTGGATGCACAACAACCCGCACCACGATTCAAATCGGTCGCCGGGGCGGGTGACGCGCCGCTGCCGATTGGCACCGCCGTGCTCAGCAGTGAACAGGTGTTTTCACCGTTGCTGCTGATGAAGCAATCGGCCCTGGAAAATAACCTGCGTCAGCTGGCTGACTTTTGCCGTGAACAGGGGGTGATGCTGGCGGCACATGGCAAAACGTCAATGTCACCTGCCATTCTGCGCCGCGCCATTACCGAAGGAGGAGCCTGGGGGCTCAGCGCCGCCACCCCGGCGCAGGTACGCGCGCTACGTCAGTTTGGCATTCGCAACGTCTTTCTCGCCAATCAACTGGTCGATCCTGCGGGTATCCGCTGGATTGGTGAATGGCAAAAGCAGCATCCCGACCACGGTTTTCTCTGCTACGTAGATTCACTACAGGGAGTACGCTTGCTGGAACAGCACCTCGGTGACAGTCAGATTGCGGTATTGCTGGAGATGTCGGTCAGTGGCGGACGCACCGGTTGCCGCACCCAGGCTGCTGCACTGGAGATTGCGACGGCGATTGCTGCCAGCCCTGCCCTGCAACTGGTGGGCGTGGCAGGCTATGAAGGCGCATTGGGGGCGGGTCGCGATAGCCTCGGTATCGCCAGGGTACACGACTATTGTCAGATGCTGATCGCCACTGCCGCACGGCTGGCAGAAAAACAGCTGTTCGCACGCGACCACATTATTCTCAGCGCCGGTGGCGGAGCCTGGTTTGACGTTGTCACCGCCTGTTTTACCGAAGCGCAGTTGCCATTACCCGTAACCCCGCTGATTCGTTCCGGTGCTTATATGGCGCACGATAACGGGCTATATGCGCGGATCAATCCCTTCTCGCAACCGGGTGCCACGCATCATTTTGACGCCGCGCTGGAAATCTGGGGCCGCGTGTTATCACGCCCGGAGCCGGGACTGGCATTTGTGGATTTTGGCCGCCGCGATGTGCCGTTCGATCAGGATTTGCCGAACCCGATGTGGGTACGTGATGCCGATGGCAGTGCACCTCGTGCGGCTGGTGCGATGCGCATCAGCGAAGTGAACGATCAGCATGCGTATTTGCAGCTAGCAGAGGACGACGAATTAAAGGTGGGTGACTGGGTTGGTTGTGGTATTTCGCATCCCTGCACCGCGTTCGATAAATGGCGCTATCTGCCGCTGGTGGATGATGATTATTGCGTCACAGATTCACTGGAAACAGCATTCTGA
- a CDS encoding sulfonate ABC transporter substrate-binding protein — protein MKRKTHVLSTLALSLGLLSAHSFAANPQTVTIGYQKANIFALLKYRGTLDDTFKKEGINVRWVEFPAGPQMLEGLNVGSIDLAATGDAPPAFAQAAKADLVYLAHSPANPKTEAIVVPNDSPIKSVADLKGKRVGLNKGSDVNYLLVKALEEAGLSYKDIKPVYLPPADARAAFQKGAIDAWVIWDPFLAEVEAHTGARQVRNAEGLVPHYTFYLASRHFAEEYPQAAQQVVDELSKLSDWANQHQDDAAAILAKSTGLDKAIWQTTLARLPYGAQRMTPQVFAEQQALADSFTRVGLLPVKVDVRSATWSLDKQATQ, from the coding sequence ATGAAACGTAAAACGCATGTATTAAGCACGCTGGCGTTAAGCCTCGGGCTGCTCTCCGCACACAGCTTCGCGGCGAATCCGCAAACCGTCACTATCGGTTATCAGAAAGCCAATATCTTCGCGCTGTTGAAATACCGTGGCACGCTGGATGACACCTTTAAAAAGGAAGGGATTAACGTGCGCTGGGTCGAGTTTCCTGCCGGGCCACAAATGCTGGAAGGACTGAATGTCGGCAGTATCGATCTCGCGGCTACCGGAGATGCGCCACCGGCCTTCGCTCAGGCGGCTAAAGCGGATTTGGTCTATCTCGCACATTCACCGGCTAACCCGAAAACGGAAGCCATCGTGGTACCCAACGATTCACCGATCAAAAGCGTGGCCGACCTTAAAGGGAAGCGTGTTGGCCTGAACAAAGGTTCCGACGTCAATTATCTGCTGGTGAAAGCACTGGAAGAAGCCGGGCTGAGCTACAAAGATATCAAACCGGTTTACCTGCCTCCCGCTGATGCCCGTGCTGCATTTCAGAAAGGCGCGATTGACGCCTGGGTGATTTGGGATCCGTTCCTCGCCGAAGTGGAAGCGCATACCGGCGCACGTCAGGTGCGCAATGCCGAAGGCCTGGTGCCGCATTACACCTTTTATCTCGCCAGCCGTCATTTTGCGGAAGAGTATCCGCAGGCAGCGCAACAGGTGGTGGATGAGCTGAGTAAACTGAGCGACTGGGCTAACCAGCACCAGGATGATGCCGCCGCGATTCTGGCGAAATCAACCGGGCTGGATAAAGCCATCTGGCAAACCACGCTGGCACGCCTGCCTTATGGCGCGCAACGCATGACACCGCAGGTGTTTGCTGAACAGCAGGCCCTGGCGGATAGCTTTACCCGTGTCGGCCTGCTGCCGGTGAAGGTGGACGTGCGCAGCGCAACCTGGTCGCTGGATAAACAAGCGACCCAATAA
- a CDS encoding LysR family transcriptional regulator, with protein sequence MLRDELGDLAAFLVVAEEKSFTRAAARLATSQPSLSQTVRRLEERLGVRLLIRNTRNVAVTEAGEQLVNTLRPAFSDIDNRLQALSQFRDKPAGTVRITAGQHAADTLIWPAINEVLHSYPDIKIELSLDSALTDIVSERFDAGIRLGERVEQDMIAARIGPELRLAVVATPDYFARHGLPTSPHDLTHHSCINIRLPSSGGIYVWEFNQGERELNVRVEGQFIVNNIVATLKAAEAGLGLAMVMEDMVETQLAAGTLVRVLEAWCEPFAGYHIYYPSRRLLSPAFQVFLQTLRQRNETAEKQRREKRLG encoded by the coding sequence ATGCTGCGAGATGAGCTGGGCGACCTGGCCGCTTTTTTGGTGGTGGCCGAAGAAAAAAGCTTCACGCGTGCGGCGGCAAGGCTTGCCACTTCGCAGCCGTCGCTGAGCCAGACCGTGCGACGACTGGAAGAACGCCTCGGCGTGCGTCTGTTAATACGGAACACGCGCAACGTGGCGGTCACCGAGGCCGGTGAACAGCTGGTGAATACCCTGCGTCCGGCGTTTAGCGATATCGACAACCGCTTACAGGCGTTGAGTCAATTCCGTGATAAACCCGCCGGAACGGTACGCATCACCGCCGGTCAGCATGCGGCAGACACCCTCATCTGGCCCGCCATCAACGAGGTGCTGCATAGCTATCCCGATATTAAAATTGAATTGTCGCTGGACTCCGCGTTGACCGATATCGTCAGCGAACGCTTTGATGCCGGTATTCGCCTCGGTGAGCGGGTGGAACAGGATATGATCGCTGCACGCATTGGCCCTGAGTTGCGCCTGGCGGTGGTGGCGACACCCGATTATTTCGCCAGGCATGGTCTCCCCACATCGCCACATGATTTAACCCATCATTCCTGTATCAATATCCGTTTGCCCAGCTCGGGCGGAATCTACGTGTGGGAGTTTAATCAGGGAGAACGCGAACTTAACGTGCGCGTGGAGGGGCAATTTATTGTTAACAACATCGTCGCGACGCTGAAAGCGGCCGAAGCCGGGCTGGGGTTAGCCATGGTGATGGAAGATATGGTTGAGACCCAGCTTGCGGCAGGCACGCTGGTACGGGTGCTGGAAGCCTGGTGTGAGCCCTTTGCCGGTTATCATATTTATTATCCCAGCCGCCGCCTGCTTTCTCCGGCGTTTCAGGTGTTTTTACAGACCTTACGCCAGAGAAATGAGACGGCAGAAAAACAGCGCAGAGAGAAACGTTTAGGCTGA
- a CDS encoding aldo/keto reductase yields MQSVLLNNGVSMPMLGFGVYQITDPAECEKSVLDAIEVGYRLIDTAAAYLNETQVGNAIRRSGIKREELFITTKLWLQDTSYEGAKAQFERSLNRLQLDYVDLYLIHQPYGDVHGAWRAMEELSEQGKIRAIGVSNFHPDRLADLIAYNRIVPAVNQIEVNPFHQQLHPVAWMQSRQIQPQAWAPFAEGRNNLFENPLLTAIGQRYGKSVGQVILRWLWQRGVVSLAKSVRKSRMQENFSIEDFTLNAEEMLLITAMDSGTSAFFSHRDPARVEAITKHKLDI; encoded by the coding sequence ATGCAAAGCGTCCTGTTAAATAACGGCGTCAGTATGCCGATGCTGGGATTCGGCGTTTACCAGATTACCGACCCGGCAGAATGTGAAAAATCAGTGCTGGATGCCATTGAGGTCGGCTATCGTCTCATCGACACCGCAGCTGCCTATCTGAATGAAACCCAGGTCGGAAACGCTATCCGCCGCAGTGGGATCAAACGTGAAGAACTGTTTATCACCACCAAGCTGTGGTTGCAGGACACCAGCTACGAAGGGGCTAAAGCTCAGTTCGAACGTTCCCTTAACCGCCTCCAGCTTGATTACGTAGATTTGTATCTCATCCACCAGCCGTATGGCGATGTGCATGGTGCCTGGCGCGCAATGGAAGAATTGTCGGAGCAGGGAAAAATTCGCGCCATTGGCGTGAGCAATTTCCACCCGGACCGACTGGCAGACCTCATCGCCTATAACCGTATCGTTCCGGCAGTGAATCAGATTGAGGTCAATCCCTTCCACCAGCAGCTGCATCCTGTTGCGTGGATGCAAAGCCGCCAGATTCAACCGCAGGCATGGGCACCTTTCGCCGAAGGACGCAATAATCTGTTCGAAAATCCCCTGCTCACCGCTATCGGCCAGCGCTATGGCAAATCGGTCGGACAAGTGATTCTGCGTTGGTTATGGCAACGTGGCGTGGTGTCACTGGCAAAATCAGTGCGAAAATCACGGATGCAGGAAAACTTTTCCATCGAAGATTTCACCCTCAATGCGGAAGAGATGCTGTTGATCACCGCGATGGATAGCGGCACCAGCGCCTTCTTCTCACACCGCGACCCCGCTCGCGTTGAGGCGATCACCAAACACAAGCTGGATATTTAA